The Acidobacteriota bacterium genome contains a region encoding:
- the glpX gene encoding class II fructose-bisphosphatase, which yields MPATAPEARPSLEEELSLQMLGVVEQAAIASARTMGQGNAKLSDHVAVESMRRDLDGVHMRGRIVIGEGERDEAPMLFIGEQLGGGDAEAPAIDIAVDPLEGTNLCATGAPGAITVLAASEHGGLLHAPDCYMEKIIVGPSCRGAVDLDAPVKDNLAAIARRLERDTKDLVVVVLDRTRHQKLMEDIRATGARIHLIQDGDLSAGIATAVLGTGVHAVMGSGGAPEGVLTAAAMRCLHGEIVARLVTDKPGIVERLERMGIKDPQRTYRTEDLAPGKNILFAACGVTSGSLLKGVRFFGDGIRTQSLVMTDAMRKVRFIDTIHVAPRPDARIRF from the coding sequence ATGCCCGCAACCGCGCCGGAGGCTCGCCCGAGTTTGGAAGAAGAACTTTCATTACAAATGCTGGGAGTGGTCGAACAGGCGGCCATCGCCTCGGCTCGCACCATGGGCCAGGGCAACGCCAAGCTATCCGATCACGTCGCGGTGGAGTCGATGCGCCGCGACCTGGATGGCGTGCACATGCGCGGCCGGATCGTCATCGGCGAAGGCGAGCGCGACGAAGCGCCCATGCTCTTCATCGGCGAACAACTCGGCGGCGGCGACGCCGAGGCGCCGGCCATTGATATTGCCGTCGATCCGCTGGAGGGTACCAATCTGTGCGCCACCGGAGCGCCCGGCGCGATCACCGTGCTGGCCGCGAGCGAACACGGCGGCCTGCTGCACGCGCCCGATTGCTACATGGAAAAAATAATCGTCGGGCCGAGCTGCCGCGGCGCCGTCGACCTGGATGCGCCGGTGAAAGACAACCTGGCGGCCATCGCCAGGCGGCTGGAGCGCGACACGAAGGATCTGGTGGTGGTGGTGCTGGACCGGACGCGGCACCAGAAGCTGATGGAAGACATTCGCGCTACCGGCGCCCGCATCCACCTCATCCAGGACGGCGACTTGTCGGCTGGCATTGCCACCGCGGTGCTGGGCACGGGTGTGCATGCCGTCATGGGCAGCGGCGGAGCGCCGGAGGGCGTGCTCACCGCGGCGGCGATGCGCTGCCTGCACGGCGAGATTGTCGCCCGGCTCGTCACCGACAAACCCGGTATCGTCGAACGTCTCGAGCGCATGGGCATCAAAGACCCGCAACGCACCTACCGCACCGAAGACTTGGCGCCGGGCAAGAACATTCTGTTCGCCGCCTGCGGCGTCACCAGCGGCAGCCTGCTCAAGGGCGTACGCTTCTTCGGCGACGGCATCCGCACCCAGTCGCTGGTGATGACCGACGCCATGCGCAAGGTCCGCTTCATCGACACCATCCACGTCGCCCCGCGCCCCGACGCCCGCATCCGCTTCTAG
- a CDS encoding acyl-CoA dehydrogenase — MLKFRDVDFLRIADALSENERLVRDSARRWVEERIIPIIEECAREGRFPRELIPEMAAMGFFGATMNDYGGVGMSQVEYGLLMQELERGDSGLRSFVSVHSSLAMWPIHEFGSDEQKSTWLPAMQKGEKIGCFGLTEPDFGSNPGGMRTVARKVGNEYILNGEKMWITSGSIADVAVIWAKEEGKKIRGFLVETGRPGFRAEDIHGKFSLRASVTSSLSLQDVHIPAGNLLPGTAGLKSALQCLDQARYGIGWGTVGAAMQCYDTALQYAGFRKQFADEPIAARQIVQEKLVGMISGITHGQLLALHVGRLKDKGLATPAHISMLKRNNAAMALEVARTARDILGANGIADEYPIFRHMANLESVKTYEGTHDIHTLIVGASITGIEAFK; from the coding sequence ATGCTGAAATTCCGCGATGTTGATTTTTTGCGTATCGCTGATGCGCTGAGCGAGAACGAGCGCCTGGTGCGCGACAGCGCCCGCCGCTGGGTGGAAGAGCGCATCATCCCCATCATCGAAGAGTGCGCCCGCGAAGGCCGGTTTCCACGCGAGTTGATTCCCGAAATGGCCGCCATGGGCTTTTTTGGCGCCACCATGAACGACTACGGCGGGGTGGGCATGAGCCAGGTCGAGTACGGCCTGCTCATGCAAGAGCTGGAGCGCGGCGACAGCGGCCTGCGCAGCTTCGTCAGCGTCCACAGCTCGCTCGCCATGTGGCCGATCCATGAGTTTGGCAGCGACGAGCAAAAAAGCACTTGGCTGCCGGCGATGCAGAAGGGCGAGAAGATTGGCTGCTTCGGCCTGACCGAGCCGGACTTTGGTTCCAATCCTGGCGGCATGCGCACGGTGGCGCGCAAGGTGGGCAACGAGTACATTCTCAACGGCGAGAAAATGTGGATCACTTCGGGATCCATCGCCGATGTCGCGGTCATCTGGGCCAAAGAAGAAGGCAAAAAGATTCGCGGCTTTCTGGTCGAAACCGGCCGGCCCGGCTTCCGCGCGGAAGACATTCACGGCAAGTTCTCGCTGCGCGCCTCGGTCACCTCGAGCTTGTCCCTGCAAGACGTCCATATTCCCGCCGGCAATTTGCTGCCGGGCACGGCCGGTCTCAAGAGCGCGCTGCAGTGCCTCGATCAGGCGCGCTACGGCATTGGCTGGGGCACGGTGGGTGCGGCCATGCAATGCTACGACACCGCGCTGCAGTATGCCGGCTTTCGCAAGCAGTTTGCCGATGAGCCCATCGCGGCGCGGCAGATCGTACAGGAAAAGCTGGTGGGCATGATCAGCGGCATCACCCATGGCCAACTGCTGGCGCTGCACGTGGGCCGGCTTAAAGACAAGGGTCTGGCGACGCCGGCGCATATTTCCATGCTCAAGCGCAACAACGCCGCCATGGCGCTGGAGGTGGCGCGCACCGCGCGGGACATCCTGGGCGCGAACGGCATTGCCGATGAGTACCCCATCTTCCGCCATATGGCCAACCTGGAATCGGTTAAAACTTATGAAGGCACCCATGATATTCACACCCTGATCGTGGGCGCCAGCATCACCGGTATTGAAGCGTTCAAGTAG